In Acomys russatus chromosome 16, mAcoRus1.1, whole genome shotgun sequence, the DNA window CACCAAAAGAAGGCTGTTGTAGCCCAAGGAAGCAGGTGGGAACCCCTCACCAGGTCAGTGTCTGCCCATAAATCAGGTCCAGAACATTCCTCGCGATGTCAAACTCCGGCTTCTGCTTCCTCTTGAGCTTCCTCTCTGAAATGAGCCTGGATGGAGAAGCCCTTGAAGGTTGAGGGCGGGGAGCCTCATCCCCACAGCACCTGGCCACCTGCACCACTACAGGCTAGCACCCAGCAAATGTCAAGAGAGACAGTGTCCACCCGGGCCTGGGGGCTGTCACCACAGAAGCTCCTCTAAGCCTGCCCTCTAAGAGAGACACCCAGCATCAAGTGATGTActaccttaaaacaaaacaaacaagcaaagaattggcatgggaggaatggaggggacagctcagtggttaagagcacctgctgttcttccaaaggacctgagttcaattcccagcacccacatcagatagcTCAAAAACTGCTTGTAGCTCCAGCTGTGGGTTGGGAAGGGATTATCTCACTCCTTTTTAACAGCCTCCATCaccgcacgcacgcatgcacgcacagaaaatacacataaatgaTACAATAAAAATGGAATGGGCAAGCTGCCACATATCTGAAATTCCACCACTCAGAAGGCCGAGATAATAAGtcaagccaggactacatagtgagccccaGGGCGGTCAGACCTCCGtctcagaaaagacaaaaacaaacaataaacctttactttttcccagcactcaggaggccaaggccagcctaTACTACATGGAAAGACCAGTGAGACCACGTGTCAAGAAACCAAGAagtggcagggcatggtggctcacacctttaatctcagcattccagaggcaaagacaggcctGTAAGTTTGATACCAACTTGGTCTGTGTAGGGAGTTggccagctgggactacatagagacaacaacaacaaaaaacaaaacaaaacaaagccttctgGGTTGTGTAGCATAAGGTCTGTAATCTCGGCTCCTCAGAAATCACAATGAGGTAGGAAGATTGAAGTTTAACGTGAGGCTTTTACCtcaaatggagggagggaaaaggttggtaaaatggctcagcaggtgtaCCAACCCTAACGACCTGAGTTCAGTCGCCAGGACCACTTCCTTAGAAGATGACTGACCTCCACATTCCCcagagcacatgtgcacacacacatgcacaaaaacacacacaataaagcaGGTATAAAgagcaggacatggtggcacatgggtttaatcccagcactcgggaggcagaggcaagtgggtctctgtgagttcgaggccggcctggtctacaaaggcagctcaggacagccaaggctacacagagaaaccttacctccaaaagccaaaaagaaaagtttgaaaaAGTTATCTTACTTTTCAACTCTCATTAAACTATATtctcaaagaaaacacagcaggatTCAAAGACCTAGAACCCACAGGGCCCGCCCGTGACATTTTAAAGatgcccctcctctctcttctgctgccTGCGAGCAACACTGAAACCTTAACTTTCCTTTCTAAGCTGAAACTGCCTCCCATCCGGCCTCCCACCCTCCTTGTCTGAGAAGTGCTCACAGACTGGCAGGTTTAGCCCAGCACACGTTGGCTCTGGCCCACTTGTGCCTCCCCCACTGACCTAGGTGGGTCCCGGAGGCCCAGAGGGCAGGACACCAGAAGCCTTCTCACCTCCATATCCACTCCCCAAAAAGGGAGTCCAAGAGTGTGAAGAGGAAGTCCACGACCATGAGGCGATACAGGTCCTGGCCCACAAAGTCCTCCCAGCACCTGCCCTGCAGGGCGGCCACCCTGCGGCCCAGCCAGTGGTAACACAGCACACCCAGTACAGCCATCTTCAGGATGAGGTTCCTGTACAGGGTGAAGGTTTGGGAGGCTAAGGGGGAAGAAGCCAGACAACAGATACGCCAGGAGCCCTACCCGGCAGCCCATGCGCCCAGCCACACACCTGCAGATGGCCACGTATACCTCCAACACAGGGGAGTCATGCCgctccagagcagccaggccGCGGAACAGGTAGGAGCCACccaggttaaggacactgaccaCCAGGGGCAAGGCGAGCAGCTCCAGGCCCTGGCCGCCAGCAGCAGGTGACTGTAAGAGCAGAGAAGGTTGGAAAAAGCATACCACTCACAGGGACATGTTCACTGTGGCTGTCCTGTGAGAGCAGGCACTACCGGAACAGTCTGGCTGAAAGATGGGGTAACATGGCAGGTGGCAACCCTCCCCCAAGACAACACAGCTCGCCTCGGGCCTCGGTTCCACCCACAGAGGAATCAAGGAGGAGAGTGAGAACCATGGGGTATGACCCTGGCCTGATGGGGTCATGGGGTCTCAGCCACTGGACATTCTGTCCCTTGCCTTACCTGAATCATGACCTCGGAGAAGGTGAGGACAGCCACcgcacagcccactgtggaccCCAGACACAGCAGCCATCCCAGACCTAGGACGACAACCTGCCGCAGCTGCCCGTATGCGCTCCGAGGGCACTTTTGAAGTTGCCATTCAGCCAGCAGCTCCTACAGGTAGGCAGAGTCCCCCGACAAAGAGGCCCCTGAGCAGACACAGCCCCTCCTGCCCAAGCCTCAGCACACTGGagaacctgtaactccagctccctcaTGTCCCTGGAGCTCAGCACTAAAGCCACAGAGGCAACCCAACTGAAGAAAGAATGCAGGAGCTCCTGGTCACCATTAGAAAAAGACCACCACAGCCCGGAACCTCCACATCAGCTGGCCACCACTCCCACACAGATCTGACCATTTATCTGATCCTAAGAGGATTCAGGCCAGGTCTGCAGAAGCTGAGTGACCATGGATGGGCCAGGCAGCTGCTTACCTTTAGTTGAGTGCAGATGCTGTCCTGCTGGACACGGGAGGCCCGCTTCTGAGTCACCTTGTAGTCCCAGGAGCAGAAGACAGTAAGAGCGTGGATGCCCTTGGTACTGCCAACCCGGTAGCTCTCCCCAAAGGAGTGGGACATGCTAGTGGGCAGCAGAGACAAGCAGGAGGTGAGCCATGGGGAAGGATGGGGAGACGGATGAGTAGACGGGTGGATGGGCAGGTGGACGGATGGGCAGATGTGCACAGATGGGAAGGATGGGTCGGCAAGCAGGTAGCTAAGcagatgggcagatggatgggcAGACTGACGGAAGAAAACACTCGGCGGGGGGTCAGGAGTGGGGGGACGCAGGAATGGTTAGATGGGTAAGCGGGTAAACAGATGGACAGGCCAGTGGATGGGTGGGTACGAGTGGAATGGAAGAACGAGTGCACAGAAGGAAAGACTAACcgagacagagagatggatgggaaaacagatgggtgggtggatgagcgGCTCGATGGCAACATGGGGTGGCAGGCATGAGGGGACGGGCAGGCGGGCAAGGCGCTGGAGGGAAGACTGGTGCTCAGAGTGAGGGCCACATGGCTGAGGTCATTACCTGTACACCAACACGATGCAGGTAATGAAGAAGACGGCCCCCACAGTGAAGAGGAAGGCCAGCGGCATGTTATAGGGCAGGCTGCCCAACCTGGGGCTGCACTGGCCCCCTTCCCGCGGGGAGGCACATGACTGGCTCAGCGTGGTATTGCTGTAATAGCCATAGTACATGACCGTGTGTGTGAACCGGCcctggcaggaggacagaaggtcacggaccctcccttcctcccttcccctagcccagcggttctcaaccttcctaaggctgagacccttttaatacagttcttcatggtgttgtgaccccccaccccccgcagccataaaatcattttgttgctactttataactgtaattttacaactgttatgaatcctaatgaaAATATCCGATacgcaggatatttgatatgcgAGCCCCAAACGGGTTGCtgcgacccacagattgagaaccactgtcctagccCATTCTCAGGCCCCCAGAAGGAAAAGCCACCCATAGGGACACCTAGGAACCGGCAGGAGCCCACCAGGGAAACTGGGACAAGACGGCACAAGAGGccagccaaggcaggagctgaaggccTCACCCCGCCTGTGAGGAGTTCCAGACCAGAGAAGGTAGGGACAGGGCCTGATGGGTCAGGCGGGAAGGCGGCCTGCACACCCACGAGGAaggccagcagaggcagcaaCATCAGGGTGTTGAAGACCAacagggtcttgaggaagaggaagtaggagaggACGCTGGAGCCAAACTGCCCGCTGATCTGCTTCAGAGCGTTGCGCCATGGCCTGGCGGCATAGAGGCCTGAGAGCAGTGCCAGCCCCAGGCTGTGCAGAGCCTGTAAGGACAGATGGAGAACACCCTGAGGACTGAGACGCCAGGACAGATCACACGGAAAAGGCTGGAGTTCCAAGTCCCTGGATAGGACAGCATTAGGGCAGGGTGTCCACACCCCAGCTGCCCACATCCACAGCAGGTGACCTCACGGCTCAGAGCTCCCTACCAAGAAGCAGGAGTATCTGAGCCGGCTGCAGCAGGAGAAGGCCCCATGTCGGCCCTGCTGGCCCCTCCGCTTGCCCTTTGGGCTCCAACTTTTCTCTCTGGGGACAGAAACAACACCTAGAGCACAAACCCCTAAACCACAGAAGAATGTGGCTCCCCCCTCCCACgtgtccccatcccccacccccagagcccAGGAAGGCCACCTGAGGCCACGAGGCACTCACCGAAGCCAGCGCTTCTCACCCAGGCTCAAGGGCATGTTCCGGACCATATGGTCCCTCTGGGCCACCGACAGACCCTGAAGTTCCTTCACTAGCAGGCTCCGCTTCTCTACCCAGAGGAAGAAGGTCcctcagtccccagcatcctTCCTGCTGTATGCTGACCAGGATTCTGGGCAGCCACCAGCCTAACACAACCCTCTAAGACCCACCCAGATGCCTCCCAGTCTGCCCATACAGCCAAAGCCGCACCTGGGCCAACAGTCCAGACCATGCTCCcgacagccccctccctcactcttctacCCTTCCAGCTCAGGAGGCCTTCTCCAGGCCCCACCAGATCCTTGTGACGTCCTTAAGGCCCAGGGGACCCCAGTACTTCCCAGCTGTGTTCAGTACTTAATAACAGTGGAGAGCAGGGCCTGACCAAAGGGGGAGCTGTtacccacccatccccccacctctcAGGACATGTGATCAAGGTACTTAGGACTCAACATAATGAGGTTCGGGGAACCAGTGGTGTTCTCCCTCATCTTAGAGATCCTAAGCCTGTCACAGGGGGAATAGGGACAGGTGGGCTGTGATGTTAGTTCTCTCAACGCGACAGTCTAGAGTCACCTGAAGATGGGTCCCGGAGCATGCCGGGTCATACTCAATTATTTCAATCAGACCCAGCCTACCGCTGGGCAGGGGATCCTGGGCCGTATATAACAGAGGGGGCAAGCTGAGCCCCAGCATCTGCTCAGTCTCCTTAACTGTGGATACCACATGACCAGCTGCTTTAATTAAGCCCTGTCACCTGGAACCCTGCCACACTGGACTGCAGTTCCAACTGTGAGGGAGAGTAAACCTGTGTCCCTTACGCTGCTTCTGGCAGAGCATTTATCACGGCGACAGGAAGAGAAACTGTTAACCACACTTCCGGCAGATGCCACCTTCATGTTGATGACTACcttgttgggggggtgggggagttttCTAACTCCAAATTTACAGACAAATAATCTGCAGAGGCAGGACCACCAGAGTTCAAGGCCTCGGCCCTGTCTTCAGTCACCAAGGACCTAGAGA includes these proteins:
- the Tmc6 gene encoding transmembrane channel-like protein 6, whose product is MAQPLALALDVPETTRDEDLDPSPYEESEVHDSFHQLIQEQSLRVAEEGLELLPLAPGRGYQPLPASEGVPAHSTATLRILASMPSRTIGRSRGAIISQYYNRTVRLRRRSSRPLLGNVVHSARPSLRLYDLELDSAILEEDEKRSLLVKELQGLSVAQRDHMVRNMPLSLGEKRWLREKSWSPKGKRRGQQGRHGAFSCCSRLRYSCFLALHSLGLALLSGLYAARPWRNALKQISGQFGSSVLSYFLFLKTLLVFNTLMLLPLLAFLVGVQAAFPPDPSGPVPTFSGLELLTGGGRFTHTVMYYGYYSNTTLSQSCASPREGGQCSPRLGSLPYNMPLAFLFTVGAVFFITCIVLVYSMSHSFGESYRVGSTKGIHALTVFCSWDYKVTQKRASRVQQDSICTQLKELLAEWQLQKCPRSAYGQLRQVVVLGLGWLLCLGSTVGCAVAVLTFSEVMIQSPAAGGQGLELLALPLVVSVLNLGGSYLFRGLAALERHDSPVLEVYVAICRNLILKMAVLGVLCYHWLGRRVAALQGRCWEDFVGQDLYRLMVVDFLFTLLDSLFGEWIWRLISERKLKRKQKPEFDIARNVLDLIYGQTLTWLGVLFSPLLPAVQVVRLLLLFHVKKASLMANCQAPRRPWLASHMSTVFLTLLCFPSFLGAAVFLCYAVWQVRPSSICGPFRTLNTMYEAGTVWVRRLEHAGSTASWLPWLHHLLVENTAFLFLVSALLLAVIYLNIQVVKGQREVICLLKEQIRNEGEDKIFLINKLHSVFEEEGRNRPGRTQEATIPAALTVDGGDTKEPCTPSHHDPAGRGLDLRSPQDMAVE